From the Sanguibacter sp. HDW7 genome, the window GACGACGAGGCCGAGCCCGACGGCGACGGGTACGGCGCAGGTCCACAACGGGAGGTCGGTACGGGTGAGCGCGCCGACGTCCCAGTACCGGAACGCGTCGAACGCGCGGGGGTTGGCGAGCAGGAGGCCCTGGATCACGCCTCCGCACGCGGCGGAGAAGGCGACACCGGTGAGGACGAGACGGATGGGTGATGCTCCCCCGCGCGTCCCGACGGCGAGGACGACGCCCGACGCGACGAGCGCGCCCGTCGCGGCGAGCGTGAGCTGCGCGGCCGGGGTCGCGACGACGCCCGCGGCGGCTCCGGCGACGACGGCGAGGGAGGCTCCCGAGGTGACACCGAGCAGCCCGGGATCGGCGAGCGGATTGCGGGTAAGGGTTTGCATGACGGCGCCCGACACTCCGAGCGCGATGCCGACGAGAAGGCCGATGATCGTGCGGGGGACGCGCAGGCCGTGGACGATGTAGCTGTCGTTCGAGCCGTCGGGAGCGAGAAGAAGCTCCCGGACGCGGGCTGCGGGGATGGTCGAGGACCCGAGGGTGAGCGAGGCGACGACGCACAGGGCGAGGAGGGCCACGGTCCCGAGGAGCACGCCCCAGCGGACGAGCAGCACGCGGTCCGGGCGGTCCGCCGGGCGTGCGGCGGTCCGTGACATCTCGAGCTGCGGCATCCGTCCCTCTTCATGATCGTTTGTCGACGAAGGTATGGCTAAACTAGCTTCATGAAACTAAGGATTGGCTATCCTAAACCAGATGCTGAGACGGGGGCGCGGCCTTCCCCCACCGGACGCAGCCGTCTCGCGATGGCCGATCTCGCCCCAGACCGCCACGACAGCGCCCGAGCAGACGAGATCCGCGTCCTCGACGACGCCTGCGCTGACGTGCGGGCCCAGCTCGTCCCGGACCTCCACCGGACCGCTGTCGGCAGGACGAGCCTCGCCACGCTGCGAGGCACCCGGTGACACCTGGGTCCTCGGCGCCGCGGGCGACCTTCGTGCCCGCGCTGCCGCCACGTGTGTCTCCGACCGCGGCAGTCGCCTCACTCGCGGGTCACTCCGGCGACGTCGAGGCGTTCTTCGCCGAGCTCGCCGCCCGTGGCGGAGCGTTCGTCAGCGACGACCCACCCTCCGGCACCGCGACGGTGTGCGTCGCCCACCCCGTCATGCCTGCGGGCACGGAGGTCTTCGCGCTCGTCGACACTCTCACCCACGTGCACCGGGACCGGCTTGAGCACTTCCGGCTCGAGCCGCTGGCGGCGCACGGCGCCGAGGTGCTCGCCATCGCCCTCGTCCTGCCCCGTGCGCTGCGAGCGACGGTGAGCCTGCTCGTCGAGACGGGCCGCACTCCGTCGCTCGTCACGGACCGGAGCGCATGGCGCGCCGCCTACGAGCGCACCCGCGCGCTCGCAGGCACCACCGAGGTCGTCCGGGACGGCGCCGGCCGCGCCAACGTGCATGCGCTGCCTGGGGCTCCGCCGACCCCATGGCCCGCGCGCGAGGTCACCGGTGCGGTCCTCTCCCCCACCCGGGCGACCCGTCGCCCACGGGCGCCCGGCGTCCACGAGCACCGGTTCTTCTCGGAGGTGCTCGGCCTGCAGATGCGTGTCCGGGCCGTGGTCCCGCATCCCACGTTCGGCGAGGCGACGGCCGTCGTCGTCGTGCTCGACGGAGAGCGGTGGACCCTCGACTACCCCATCCTCGACGGGCTCGCGCACCTCCACGAGGACGGTGCGTGCGGGCCGACGCTCGCGCTGCACGTCGCTCCCGAGGACCCTGGCCGCCGCGCGGAGCTCCTCGGGATGAACGCTGGCCTGCCGAGGTTCCTCGTCGACGAGCTGCTTCCCTGGGGCGCCTCCCTCACGACAACTCCCACGGACCCGGCACGGCGCGCGATCGCGGGCGTCTCGCTCGGCGGGCTCGCCGCAGCGGACGTCGTGCGCCGCGCCCCCGACGCCTTCGGCAACGCGATCGTCCAGTCGGGGTCGTTCTGGTGGCCCGGGGCCGACGGCACCGAGGGCGAGCAGCTGCGTCTGTGGCACGCGGAGGGTCCGGCGCTCGCTGGACGCGTCCGGATCTTCCACGAGGTCGGTGCCCTCGAGGGACTCCTTCTCGCCGACAATCTGGCCTTCCGCGACGTCGCGGCGGCATCCGGCGTCCAGATCGTCTCGCGGGAGGTGACCGGTGGCCACGACCACGCAATCTGGCGCGTCGGTCTGCTCGACGGCATAGCGCACCTCTTCCCGTCCGTCTGACCTGCCGCCAACCGGCGTCCCGAGGAGTCCTGATCTGAGCCAGCCATCGTGGATCACGCTGAGGCGACGACGCCTCGACACCTCATGCCGACGGTCGCCGCACCCGGTAGCGGCCGCACATGAAGTCGCCGTTGCGCGCGACGTCGATGAGCTGGAGGTCGAGCCAACCCGTGAAAAGCGGATGGCCGGCCCCGATCATCACGGGCGCAAACTGGACCCAGATCTCGTCGAGCAGCCCGGCCTCGGCGAACTGGTGCGCCACCCCTCCGCCGCCCATGACCCACAGCGTCCTGCCGTCAGCGGCCGCGGTCATCTCAGCGTGCACGTCGCGCACGTCGGCCTGCGTGAGACGGATGTCGGCGCCGTCCGGGATCGGCAGGTCCCGGTGCGTGAGCACCCACGCAGGCTGCTCGTACGGCCAGGGCTCGCCGCGATCCAGCATCCACTCGTAGGTCGAGGCGCCCATGACGAGCGCCCCGACACCGTCGGCGAACGTCGCGTGCGGCATGGGCGCTGCCCAGTCGAAGTCGCAGGCGAACAACCAGTCGAGCGAGTGCTCCGGCGTCGCGAGGAAGCCGTCGAGCGTCGCGGCGGTGTAGTAGCAGGTGGTCATCGGGGCTCCTCACGCACGGGTGCGGCCACGGGGTCGTGGGTCCAGGACACCCAGATTCTCACGCTGGCACTGGCCGGGCCGTGGCTCAGGCGCCGGCGCGCCCCGCGGACGACGCGAAGCCGAGCCACGTGTGCCGGTTCCCCCACCAGCACCAGCCGACCTTCGGCGCACCCTTGCGCTCCCGTCCGTCGCGCCCCGTGCCGGACGAGATCCACAGTGCTGGCGTGCGCGCGTCCGGCGTCCCGTTCGGCTTGATCTTGCGCGAGCCGATCGTCATGAAGCAGGCGTTCGCCTCGACGACCCCCGGCGCCTGGAGCGCCCAGTGGATCCCTTCGACGAGCGTCAGGGGCGTCCGACTCGCCGCGACGAGGGCCGGCAGTGCCTCCTCGGGCGACCAGTTCCGCATCTCGTCGCCCCGTTCGGGCGCGAGGACGGCGTAGACGTCGGCATCCGGCAGCTCAGCCTGGGCGGTGGGACTGAACTCGTCGACGTCGGTCATGTCGACGACGACGAAGCCCTCGCGCGTCTCCCCCGCCACCCCCGCCCGGCCGGGCGCGGGCAGGTGCAGGCGCGGGGCGAGAGCCGATGCGGGGAGGACTCGCTCGTGCAGGACGAGGAGCGAGCCGGCCGGCGCGGTGAGCTCGAGCTGCGCCGCGCGCGCCCGGAGACTGTCCGCATCTGCGACGAGACTGAGGTCGACGAGCCGTTCGGCCTGGGCCGTGAGGGACGGAAGAGCGGACTGGTGCACGGGGCCTCCTGGTTGGCGTCGGCCCCGTGCAACGTCGGGCACCGGCGCCGCATTCCCGCCGGGCGTCACCCGCGCGGATTGACCATCCCCCGCAACATCTCCCGAGTCTCCCGGTCGGCCGAGTACAGGAGCGTGCCCTCCATGCCGCGCGTGAGCAGCACCTTGTAGACGTTGCGCACGAGCCGATCGAACTCCTCGTCGGGCACGCGGGCCCGGGAGCGGAAGTCAGGGTCGCGGTTCTGCTCGCGCCGCGCGACGAAGCGGTCGGTGCGCCAGACGAGGTCGGGGCCGAGGATCACGCCGTTCCACGCGTACTCGAAACCCTGCGCGGTGTAGACGCAGCCGACCTGCTCGAAGCCGCCGTCGACCGTCGCCCACAGCGCCGAGGGCGGCGCGTCACCGACCGCACGGTCGCCCTTGACGTTCCAGGGGCGCGCCCAGTCGTCGATCTCGACGTCGGGTACGAGCCCGACGCCGTCGACGGGGTTGCTCCACGGCCAGCAGTAGCCGGCCGTCATGCGCGCGCCCTTCCCGAGGGCGAGCTGCGCGCGCAGTCGGTGCTCCATCTCGCGGGGCGAGTCGACGACGTCGACGCGGAAGGTGGCCTCGTCGCGCCACGGCACGGGCCCGCCGGGGGCGAGCCCGAGCAGCCGTCGCACCCACTGGATGTACGCCTCGGAGCCGCCGGCACGGAACTCCGCGTCGAGGTCGACCTGCGCGACGTCGAACCCGCGCCGCGCGGCAGCAGCACGGATGTCCGCGACGGCACCCTGCTCCCCGGGCCGCACCACCTGGTGCTCGTCGAGCAGGAACACGGGCACCCGCGCGGCGTCGAGCAGCTCGTCGACCTGCAGCCGCGCGTCGTGCCGGATCGCCTTCGACGTGTAGCGGTTGACCGACGTCTCACGGATGCGGTGCGCCTCGTCGCAGACGAGCACGTCGAGGCCGTTGCGGTCGGCCTCCATGAAGCTGTTGAAGTACTTGAACAGCGTCTGGACGCGCGGCGAGCGATGCCCCGCGACCTTGCGGAGCGTCTGCGT encodes:
- a CDS encoding DUF5701 family protein, with the protein product MHQSALPSLTAQAERLVDLSLVADADSLRARAAQLELTAPAGSLLVLHERVLPASALAPRLHLPAPGRAGVAGETREGFVVVDMTDVDEFSPTAQAELPDADVYAVLAPERGDEMRNWSPEEALPALVAASRTPLTLVEGIHWALQAPGVVEANACFMTIGSRKIKPNGTPDARTPALWISSGTGRDGRERKGAPKVGWCWWGNRHTWLGFASSAGRAGA
- a CDS encoding dihydrofolate reductase family protein, with translation MTTCYYTAATLDGFLATPEHSLDWLFACDFDWAAPMPHATFADGVGALVMGASTYEWMLDRGEPWPYEQPAWVLTHRDLPIPDGADIRLTQADVRDVHAEMTAAADGRTLWVMGGGGVAHQFAEAGLLDEIWVQFAPVMIGAGHPLFTGWLDLQLIDVARNGDFMCGRYRVRRPSA
- a CDS encoding esterase family protein gives rise to the protein MTPGSSAPRATFVPALPPRVSPTAAVASLAGHSGDVEAFFAELAARGGAFVSDDPPSGTATVCVAHPVMPAGTEVFALVDTLTHVHRDRLEHFRLEPLAAHGAEVLAIALVLPRALRATVSLLVETGRTPSLVTDRSAWRAAYERTRALAGTTEVVRDGAGRANVHALPGAPPTPWPAREVTGAVLSPTRATRRPRAPGVHEHRFFSEVLGLQMRVRAVVPHPTFGEATAVVVVLDGERWTLDYPILDGLAHLHEDGACGPTLALHVAPEDPGRRAELLGMNAGLPRFLVDELLPWGASLTTTPTDPARRAIAGVSLGGLAAADVVRRAPDAFGNAIVQSGSFWWPGADGTEGEQLRLWHAEGPALAGRVRIFHEVGALEGLLLADNLAFRDVAAASGVQIVSREVTGGHDHAIWRVGLLDGIAHLFPSV
- a CDS encoding iron ABC transporter permease is translated as MPQLEMSRTAARPADRPDRVLLVRWGVLLGTVALLALCVVASLTLGSSTIPAARVRELLLAPDGSNDSYIVHGLRVPRTIIGLLVGIALGVSGAVMQTLTRNPLADPGLLGVTSGASLAVVAGAAAGVVATPAAQLTLAATGALVASGVVLAVGTRGGASPIRLVLTGVAFSAACGGVIQGLLLANPRAFDAFRYWDVGALTRTDLPLWTCAVPVAVGLGLVVLLRRGLADVALGDDVAAALGTNVVLVRVGSLIALTLMCAAATATAGPIAFVGLMAPVVAGRILGPARGWILTLSAPFGALLVLSADVLGRVLARPAEMPVGLLTAFVGAPVLLAVVLRNRAERG
- a CDS encoding DUF2075 domain-containing protein gives rise to the protein MSLSSVRLTASQIIEMSSSGTSELERVLSEYLRSQGIGAGSVGEARSWRNSLPQLARDLGDAGLGGIEMLVEQRLPLTSKRADVVLAGVDARTGNPRYLVVELKQWGAAEQLDDAENLVAVPGTAYRQSLHPSVQVAGYVDYLKDFVAVLGETNSAGASIGGLAYLHNATASSVHTLLSHTSTRTHPLFTGDARGDLVAHLRALFAPEPGIGAADLFARSPVAPSKQLLALAADEVREREQFVLLDEQRVAFDLVLRAVERSRRGDTKSAVVITGGPGSGKSVIALALLGELARQGRSVVHATGSRSFTQTLRKVAGHRSPRVQTLFKYFNSFMEADRNGLDVLVCDEAHRIRETSVNRYTSKAIRHDARLQVDELLDAARVPVFLLDEHQVVRPGEQGAVADIRAAAARRGFDVAQVDLDAEFRAGGSEAYIQWVRRLLGLAPGGPVPWRDEATFRVDVVDSPREMEHRLRAQLALGKGARMTAGYCWPWSNPVDGVGLVPDVEIDDWARPWNVKGDRAVGDAPPSALWATVDGGFEQVGCVYTAQGFEYAWNGVILGPDLVWRTDRFVARREQNRDPDFRSRARVPDEEFDRLVRNVYKVLLTRGMEGTLLYSADRETREMLRGMVNPRG